GTAGTGCTGGATCTGGTGgaatctggtcgtcggggaaacCTGGCGCCTTGACAACACATGGCAATGAACTCGTGAAAAAGAAGAGTCCTACCAAACCTGCAAAGCCTGGGGAACAGAAGGTATGCTTTCTCTCATGTGGAGCCAAATCCTACAGGGCAAATATTACTCTCAGCCTTCATTTATTCAGTCTAAAAATTTAGGTTGAACTACTACCACCAGATTCAAAGTTCTTCCAGGACCACTGTCCAAAAGCTTGCTCCAACAACGATGACTTACCAATGTTCATTATAAAGCTGGCATTTAACCAGCGTACTTTACCAGTTTTGAAGAGTTAAAACCATAAACAGTAGGAATAGGctcctctttttcatttctatttttactGAAATGTGTCAATTTCAATTTAGCATGTGTCAATACTAGGAATGACTTGATACTCACTTTTTGTCACATAAAATTTGTTCTCACTTTATGTCACTGATGTCTCTGTCTTTTGATAATGATGCAATAGCTTTGCATTTTTTTGAACACATCAACTTTATTGCAGATTGAAAAATGTTAAATCAAGTCTCTTTTTGGTTTTTATGTTGTCTGTTCATAGGTCCGAAAGATCAAAGTTCTCAAGGATACACCAATAGGTGAGTTCTGTGTTTgtcatttctcatttttattttctttttcttacacTGGCTCTGACATAGTGGACTCTCGTTGGTGACAAGACCATTTCAGAGTTAAACTTCTCGTTTGAAGTCAGAGACCTTCAAAACTGAACTTTCTGAGATGGTGCACTTAAAACTTCTCTGATTTGGTCACATATATTCTGTCCGATGAAATTCTTGAATCATTCAAGATAACAGATTTTTCTCCCATAAATTCATACCTGCTACTTACACAATCAATCACACAATAACAGTATCCAAACCACAAATTCTACGGCTTTGCCATCACTTCTACTTCTGAATTTTCAATGTTTGCAGCTTTGAATTATGATGTATGATAGGTTTGAGGGAAACATGTGGTACTCATGCTCAGATCTGATCTATCCTTAAAGTTAGTCCAAagttcatgaaaaataaaaggagaaaaaaaaatccattgtaTGATTAATGCATAGTGCACTTGCAAATGGAAATGTTCAAGTCAAGTAAAGAATTGTATTGATGTTGTAGCACAGTTGTGAATTTGTAAAGAAAAGTGGACACTAAGATTGTTGCTCCCTTGCACCAAATAACATTGACTGAAACAGAGGTGCCAAATCGTGCCCCCAAGAAGTACCCAGCTGGAGAGCCGATGACGTCAGTGAGGAAATCCTTCTCTGGGCCAGCGTGTGGTCAGTGTGAGGAGCGAGCCGTGGCTTTGGTGAGTTCTCATTGAAACGACAGTGAAAGGGatagtataattttggttgagacctggcttcaggtttctgacttttgttggtgagataatgagaaacttcttatgaaatatgaaagagcatgtaattcgaAGAAGagttcaatgtttatttgatgaaaattgatttttgaatggctgagatatccaaaacaaagcaataccaagaaaaggtgggacccaccttttattaagatcactttgtttttggatatatcagccacttcaaacccgattttgatcaaaaaaactctgaattcctcttagaatgatatgctctgtaacatttcataggtggtttcttagtatctcgcaaaaagttaaaagctccatcttcatctccaccaaGACTATTCTGTCCCTTTaacatctactgtaaaagtggaaatttttgcgcttTCCATACAACCAGAAGTTAGCAATAAGATAACAGCACTCATATATTTATGGATGCCAAGTTCCAGTAATTGATGTCCTGATTCCGCGTaattgaaaacacacaaaattcatcttacccagctgaatgtgaaaaataatgcaaaaatatccacttttacagtatatgatgcCTTCCATGGTGGGACAGTGAGTCTGCTGCTTCATTGTAGGGAGTCAATGAGAGTAGGTTTGTCCAAGGGTTTGTCTCAGTTAACCAGAGTACGGgatggaagggggagggggattcttTCACATTCAGTGGAAGTGTTTAACCCATTAACTGCCATTCTCTAATCAAGAATGTATTACACCAACAAGATCCATTAGTGATGATTTGTATTTCATTGATTGGTAAAACTGGTGATCACATGACTGTAGAATGAGAGCAAACAAGAATTGGTTGGCCAGGAGCCACTTTGCAGTGAAATGGAAGGTGCTTTAATGAGCCCAAAACTGTCATTTTCTACAAAAGTTCAGATAGGATGGCagagaaaatagaaaagaattgATGAAATTTAAGATCGACCATCTTCTGtattagaaatgaaaataaaaaattcatCCTGAATATTCTCCAGTTTCTGTTTGATCCATAGCAATTGAAGGGTTGTATGGCCATTTTTTGTACAAAGATAATTGAATTTAGATATTCATTGTTGCCACATGATTTGAGACAAGAGTGTTTTGATACCAACTAGAAACAAGTGGCAGCTGCTACTATGACATTTCTTTTGATACCAGTACCAGAAGCAACAAGGGACTGATATCATGGACTCTTTTCACCACTGAATGCCCCATTTTGCTAAATTGACAATTTGAATGCATTTCCTCAAGCATCACCTTAGCTTGAAATTAGCCATAGCACAAGGCAGTTTGACTATTCAGGCTGTAAAACTGTAAAGGTTTAGATGCCATGTGTACTCTGAAATGCTGACATGTTGTTTTTCTGTGCTGTCTTTCCCCTCTTTAGACTTGCATGGAATGTGGTGAAAACTACTGCGCTGGCTGCTTTGCCAAATTTCACCTCAAGGGGGCGCTCCGTCAGCATCGCTCTATCCCGTACCAAcctgacaaagaaaaaactTCTCCACATAACAGGTGAGATTTTCATGCTTCCATATCAATTCTTTCTAATTGAACGGCCGTACGCTTTCTGCAGTGAAGCATTGTAAACTCTTGAAAATGTGACAGGCCTTCGCGAGTCGTTAAATTTTTGAAcatggagtacagtaatgaacGGAGAACtgtatgcgtgtgtgtcacattcATAGTGGTGTGAAAGTTGATATATTCACATGTTGTCAAATTTGCGAAAAGCACccgactcacaaaatttgtgaaaataaaaaccttgcaaaatatatggcgtatacagtaattgacCTTGCTCTTCCTTCTTTTTGCAGTTCCCTGTGTGGGCTCCCAGAATGTTAGGGAATGAGCAGATAGTTTGGGGTGCCGCATATGGTGTCCCGCTAATCTAGGATAGtaatacaaatacataattttacAGGCACAGTGATTTTCTGCAAATATGTTCTAGAAAGCAGGACCGACATACAGTATGCactatttgtttttctctctcctttatgtacataagtttacatacactgtataccaAGAGACTGTTTGTGCATGTCTGTATAGCCTTTGATTCATCTAGAATATTAGAAATTGATAGGAGTTTTTAAGTTTGTCAACCTGACTTGTTTACAGCAAATCAAACATGCGTATCTTGAAGTGAACTGTTGAGCGATTCCCGTTATATTTCTGCCTTGTTATCACTGAACAGCATTGCTGCAAGTAACAGCAAGCCCAGTGTCACAAAGATTTCATCCAGTGCAGACAGCCATTCCTTGAGCAGTGAGACCAAAGTCATCATTCCTCAAACAGCGCCACCAGCAGTAAGTCAATTCTCTACAGAGATGCTTCATGTTCAGTTTCCATGATTTTAACATGCCCGCACATAAGAAGTGGTCGTAGGATGGACTGTGAGGTAGAATACtcatgtcaaaatatcaaatgacaATGTTAAGAATTTAACAACAATTAGATAATCTACAAAATGATGACATtcagctttctttttttaaaactttggaGTTTTAATTGTGGACAGTTGATAGTGGATAATGGGGAGATGATATAATATCGAATCTTaatgaattttgtttgtttaagttTTCCATCAGAGAAaatagctggatagcccatattcagctgcactagctggtctccTGTGGGTTACTGTTTGATGTAAGGCAAGACCACTTCACCATGTTGGGCACCCTGCTCTTTTGTGATGgatgaatgaagcaggatctgTTGCATGAAAAAGTTATGACTCTCTCTCATGCACACTAGACCTCCATTTTATCACTTATGTGAGAGACatagtgttttgcctcttactagaggggatggtatgactacacacaacattgctcagttagACTTGAGAATCGAACCCAGGTCCTTTGGATCTGGGGGCAGACATACTCCTGACTGATACAAGTCACTGCCCACAATATTTTGTCCCTCAAAACATAAACCCATGccttttttactttgttgagAACACTTCTATTAATTTTACATTCATCTCTGTTGCTTACACACAAGAATCCATCGCCGGGCCCGGGGGGTAAGAGTCTCTTTGATGGCGAGTACAACGAGGAGGAGAGTGCTGCCTCTTTTGCTGCAGCTCTCGCAGAATGGAGGCAGGCTAAGAAAGGGGGTCAGCAAATTCAGAATGGTCAGGATGGAAAGAAAAGTGGTGAGTGCCCCTTTGGTTATCGCTCTGTACCCAGCACCTTTATCAAATGTTTATTAAGATGATCACACATAGTTTTGGATATCAAGTCATATGCTATGGATGAAAAGAACTCATATTATCAAGTTTTTTTTCTAGAAGAATTTACTGGTATGAGAAAATTCATGAGAATGAAACTTGTAAAACCACCTCAATAAAAGTAAAGTTCTAAAGACAGAGAGACAATTGTATTTACTGTTTTCACTTTACTTAccaaatatttgatatttggtgAGCTCATTTGCTCATCTGTTCGCACCCCCCTCTCCTTTCTCGTTTTGCTGTGTTTCATTATTGTTACATATGCCTAACTCTCATCTTTGTACCTGATGACACAGTCCATGACATGGGTAGCGGAACATCTGCAGTGGACAACTCGGACAAGCGGCCAGTAGAGATCAACTTCCATGACAACGAAGCGCTGAGCTATGCGGATCGTCTTCTGCTGAAGAAGCACCGGCGCACCGAGCTACCCTCAGCGCTGAGCCCTACCCCCAGCCAACTGGCTGACCACTACCTGACCAGGGGGGCTGAGTCCCGGACGGGAGATACTGAGTTGACCAACGGACACTACAACCCCTCAGGTTAGTGTGCTAGGTTCAGATTCCTGTGAATCCTGGAGTGAACCAGATTTTAGGGCACAACAACCAGATACATCTTACTTCTGTGTAGAGAAACAGTCTTCCATTCCTGATCTGGCCAACAGGGGAAAACCCACTCTTTAGAGCTTAATGTCCAGACTACACAGGGTTGTGTTTTACCTCAGTAACACTTGTCATACTTGACTGGTAGTAAAGAGACGTCTTAAAATATAAGAGACTCTGAATTAGAAATGACAATTTCACTGCCTGTAAGTCACTCTCTGTGCTTGTATGATGTTACTGAAGCTGTTCAATCAAGACAAAGTGTGATTCAGCAAGGCCCCTAAATTTCATCTCCCCTTTCTCTGAGTCATCCTTCTCATATTCACAAGATCCTGGCACACAGTAGGCCTCAAGGTGGAAAAATAAGACCAATGAATGATTAGTTGTTTGAGCAGCAGTGAGTTAGACTCTCTGTGACAGGCAGCCTCATGATGCTTTGCAAGTGAAGTCCTGATTGTGATCCTATTGTATCCAGAGATGTCAGGCAGTGCTCATCCTTAATTCATTGATTGGAATCATCCATTTCTGCAGAGGAGGAGCTGGAGATGGCAGAGGAGCACCAACGCTATGCTGACATGTTTGGTGGTAACAGACGGACCCCTTCTGCTGAGATGGAACGTCCCAAGAGCAGCGTCACCATCATGGAAATCACAGAAGAGGTAAGAGGGCAGTGTATGAAACTCATCATAACAGGATTGGATGATTCTTACTAGTAAATGGCTGAATATGCATCCATTTCTGGAATTCAAGAGCACCTCCCAAACAGCAAAGCCTAGGATGTGCAGTAAGTGATTTATCTGCAGGATTTGTAGAATGGATTTGTAGAATGTCTTTATAtaatactgtgaaagtggatattttcacatgagtaattttttgcgctcTGTCGAGTCAGATgaattttatgtgtttttaGTTCCACAGAATTGAGACGTCACAGAGTGGtacatataacaagcaaaaatatttgagtGCTTTCAGTTTCACGCTAGTTCCTGATCACATTAAATGCATGAAAGTGTCCACGATTACAGTATGTAAAGAATTATGAAGTTAAGAATGTGTAGAAAATGTCATGCAGCTAACTCCTCCAATAAGGTTATATATTCATGACAATGCCAGACTCTGTTTAATCATAGTAGCTTCCAGTGAATATGGCTGGTAGATGATGCAGGATTTCACTGTCCACCTACTGTTACTTTTCCAGGATGCCCTGAATGAAAAAGATATAGATGTCCAgtcagtgtacagtgtacaggagTGGGACGGAACAACAAGCACCCCCTCACCTCGCACCACCATCGTCAATTCCAAACAATCTGATGTTGTAATAGCAGAGCATGACGACTCTCCCAAACCATCCCCTGAGATGACAACTGCCGGCAAAGTAGGCTCAAGGCCAACAGAATCTGcgaaagacaagaaaataaaagcCACAACGAACCGACCACCATCTCAGGGACCAAATCAGAAAAAATCCGGAGGGAAGAATGAGAATCGACCTTCATCACAGCGAAGCAAGGTAGAGGAGAAAAAACCCTCGTCAACAGTGAGAAACGGGAGCAGTCGTGCGTCATCGCGGAACGAGAACTGTGGTAAGCAGATCGCAGATGCAAAAGGCAGCTCAAGCAGGTCAGGCAAGGAGTCGTCACGGAAACCGGACAGGGCGGGGCAGAGGAGTGGAAAAGAGAGTGCCAGGGGAAGGGCGGTGGAGCCAGAGAGACCCCCTTCCACCGGTCTCACCACCCTTCCCTCTAGGAGCCTGCAGGAGATTAGCAGGATGCAGGTTACCAAGCAACACGAGGGTTATGGAGAAGGGCTTGGTGCATTTTTTACTGGTGGCATCCTCGGAGGGGAAGCAGGTGAGAAGGTAGAGATGGGACAGGAAAAGAAGGCATCAGATCGGTTGAAGGACAGCAGAACTCCCACCAACGAACTACCAGAGTGCAGTTATAAAGGTTTGGAAATAATGCTGTGCTTTAACATATCATTCTTAGGCTTTAGAGTTAGTTATCTTTGACTTATTTCCACAGTATCTAATGTTACCCAAAAGAGCATCATGTTTTCTCTCTAATCAATTTAACTTTGCTTCTATTGTGTGTTtggtttgtctttctttctctctctctctcagtaaTACCAAATCCAAACATACATTATGTAGTTCTCAAGGAGAAAAATAGGTGACCTCGCAGTAAATTGGAGTCCCTTTATGCAATGGGCTTTAATGGCCTAGCCACATAGAAACATCACCACAGAACAAAATTGCTAAAGAATATGGTATCCCctttcaagaaaaacaaaaacaaaaacccaccaaaattggtgtgggtgtgtggagcaacatatattaaaaaaaatgacttcaATGTGTATTGTTATAAATCATACCTTGATGTTAATGTTTTCTAATGACTCTTCTCTGACACTTTCAAAACAGAAGGTTAAATCTGCAGGGATGTGGATTTCAAATGACACCTGAGTCTTTAAATTGGCTGATAATTGGCTTCTGCAGATTTCAAAGATTTGGCAGATCTTTCGATGTATTAAATTTTTAAGATTGATGTGAGTCAATAAAGTGTTGCTGCATCATTCATGACAGCAATCTCAATACATCCCTTGGCTTTGATAGGTCCCTCTACTAGTTGGCGTCCAGACAGCAGTCTTTCCAACCACCCTGACCAGCCAGTGACAGTCTTCTCACCCTCCCCACCCAAGCAGTCCAGAGATGCCAAGTCTTCGGGTGCGGCTGGAAGGAAGCGCTCTTCCATCCGAACATCGGCTGAGAAGCCCATCCAACCATCGGCTGGGGGGAAATCAGAGAGGACGGGTACGTCCCGAAAGGCGTCCGGGAAGTCGTCTGGAAGAGTGAAGGCAGGAGCATCGGATGATGACCACACTATCCACTGGGTTCTCAGCCAGCAGAAGAGACTCGCCGACGACCACTCGGCTGCGTCCAGCGCCTCTACCCTACCGGACAGGAGCAGCAGCCGCATCGAGGTCGACGGCGACGACCTGACCTCGTACGATGACGATGGGCTGGCTGGTGATCGGGAGAAGGCAGACAAAGAGACCCTGGAGCAACTCACCTGGGAGCTTGCCTCAAATGAAGGCAGAATCACTGGTAAGTAGATCACTTTTAATGATGAGTTCCCCCTGTTAGTAGTGCCTGAAAGAAACATGGAACCCCTCCCACCAGAAAGTATCCAGTAATACATATCACATTTCAGTAGGGACGTCTCTTTCTTCCTAATGAAGGTATGTCCAATTACCTGTATACTGGCAATGGTACTACACAGCTTGTTAACTTCATATCACCAACAAATGTCACTAACTGTGAAAAGTTTTTACTAAACATCAGCAAGATCAGCAGAATTTTGCTATTTTCTAattcccccccaaaaaaaaataaaaaagaaaaggaaagatttCATCCATCTTTTACTGAGATTGGATGTGTCATTTATTTGGGCTGTTTTCAGTCCATTCTGTGCTTTTTTGAACAAATCACTCAGTTGAATCTTAATGCCAGTGAAATGGAACTATATAGCTGTCCAGGTCACTTAACTATATAGTTGTCCAGGTCACTTTTATATTGCAGTAGCATTCATGCGGAGCTGTTTCAGTGTTTTTATAAAGTGCCTAGCTGCCAGGTTTACAGGTGCTCGAAGCACTCTACGACATACTTTGTAGCCAAAACTATACAAGggctttaacccattgaggacgagtcccgagtatactcaggcaggtgtctatgggaaatgcgtattgtagcaaaattagtccgtCCTCGTCGGGTTAAGAGACATCGTATCATGTCACCCTCCACAGCTGATGGCCGCATCTCCAGTATGAGCCTCATCCAGGATCTGGACGAGGAGAAGATGCTCCAACTACCCGAGGAGTACCAGGACCTGGCCCTGGGCATAGTCCAGGACGATGGACTGGGATCTGGTCTCAGCACTCCCTGCAATGACCTTTCCCTGGACAGGCTCAGCGAGGAAGAGCTGCGCTCCGATTTCGAGCTCGCTGCCGACAACCAGCGCTACAAGGATGAGGTGGAAGCTCTACACTGAGAGAGGATAGAGGAGCTGATGTGATgtggttgctatggtaacagtcATCTTGTGCAAGTCCTTTCCAAATCCTGACCAAATGTGACCGCCCActtcaaaacccacaaaaaagaGACCAAAATTAATTTCCTCTTTCCTACATAGTTTCAAAGAGTaagctctaagctttaaaatggtataTAACTTGCTAAAATTTGACAATCCtaatccattcaaaatgtgaTTGAAATAAGAGAAAGTTAGGAGATGCACTTTCATAGAATTGGGGAAAAAACAGGATTTAAAGATTAGGGTCACATAGATGTGCTATGCACACGTATCAGTGGCAATATACTCTTATTTTCCAGTGAAAACAGTGCCTGTATCTCCCTCCCCACCCTCCTAAAAAAATAGCGACCCGGAAAATCTGCTAGTATCTCGATTTGAGTTTTGTTTCAAGCCGCCACATTTTGACTGTGGTAGAAAAAAGACCACTCTCCCAGGTAAGACAAACTTTAAAACTTTGAGCTGGTCAACCCAAATGGCATATTTTGGTCCATTACAGAGAATCCTAATTTGCGAATTCTTGTGATTTTTTAGCTGTGTGGTCACAAATTTCATCCATAAACAGGAACACAGGTTAGAATGGAAGGTGACAAAGTTTTGATGGAGTTTCCTATTAAATAGGCAAAGTAGAATTTGTTTCTTGAAGTTAGCCATGATTAATTTGCTGGCAAAAGAGTAGAGTTTATGGTATTTCTCAACCAGCAATGTGTTATTGATAtagatgtttgctttttttcagGTGTCGTCTTTTGCCCAAATGAGTCATTTCACAGTAAaaccaaaaatgtttgcatgcatgaaacttttgcaaggagccaagattcacgacaGTAGAATGCACACGAAAgcttttgtctacacaatgtgTTGAATGCCAGCAGCAATTTGCAAAAGCTTTGTGCTGTTGGCTCCCACTGGCAAAATGCGGCCGCTGCTCTTGTTTGAaagcaaaagtttcatgccacaaatgtttctggttgtTCAGTATTTTGAGGTGATCCAAAATTATGATTCCCAACATGGGTTTGCACTTCGAGGGGTAAAAAAATGCTAGGATTTTCATGTTCTAGTAGTTGTCTCTCTCTATGTTTTTGATGTGCAGGACTCTATAGCAGAATTGATATATGTGTTAGTGTAGATGAAGGACAAGGtttgtatgcgtgtgtatgtgtgtgtgtgtgaatgctaATGAAAGACAAAGGCCACTTGTATAGGAAACTCCTTTTATTCAGACATGTGAATTCATTGTATCACTGTTGTGTGTTACATTCATAACAATGTTCATGCTACTTGACAATTATTCCAAAGTATTCTTACTGTGTTGAACAGTACTGTTAAAATTTGTTCGAATGTGTATGACATGAGCAAAGAAAAGAGCTGTTTTTttggtgtttcttttttttttttgatactcaTGGAGGCATAGATATATAATTGATGTGTACAATTATTGTATGTGGAGACAGCTATGTTGCAAGAGTAGATTTATGTTAATTCTATACAAGACCCCGGCATCTATTGAATGGATTTCTGTGTGAATTATCTGGCTTTCCTGATGTCAACAACTAAGTATGAAGTAAAGTCATATTTGGCAtcctactgtatacgccatatatttagcgaggcTAAAttttcgcgattgtggagtactgTAGTGAACAGAGAAATTCATGTATATatgtgcgtcacattcatatcaggaacagtcattattttcgcgaatagcacctgactcgcgaaattcacaaaaattaaaacttCACAAAATATTCAGCGCATTCAGTGTTTCATCATAGTACCCAGAAAACACATTACATAACCTTATTGTATTCATATGAGACTTGATACATATTACATACAACCACGCTGGAATACCCAATGTAAAATATTTGATAGCAGTGGTTTAATTTGTCAGACTATAGGAGTTGCTACAGAGAACTGCAGTTGATATTGATGCTACTCTGAAATTATTGCTCTGTAATTTCATGTGCAATTCATCCTCTGCCTTCAAAGTTCCATGAATCCATTGTCTTTAAATATCGACATGGCATACTCCGTTCCGGCTAACAATGGGTCAACAAATCTCGGAATCTTCTTGATTCAAGAGTATGTATTCCTGTTATCAGTGCAACACTATGAATATGATGTGATTATTCACTTATTAAGTCACTGGAATACTACTTAAAAGTGAATAGAGAACGAACATTGCAGCTCAAGGGTATTCTAAGCTTAGATTCAGTTGGCAACAGATTGTCAAAcatctttaaaaattcatagaaATAAAGACATGCTCACTTGAGATAGATGTGTGAAGACTGCCAATGTTCTGACTTTAACACACCAAGGCAACTGCTTCAAGCTACCAGATGGAGACTCGCGTCTGTATGAATCTTTGTGAAATAGTGTTCAGAAAATTGGATAAAACTTACTTTGTTACTTCAGGTCTGCTAAGACTTTATTTAGCAGGACATGTTTTCTATTCAGAGTAATAATAATCCTGTACTACTGCAGTGTAACACCTTGTgtaatctctttgtttttctcagaGACACTTTTTAAGGCTCTCTTTTAAGCCTGATCAGTTCCATTTGAAGAATGTTGCATATCAAACTATAGCTGAAAACTTTCTAAAAGTTTAGCAGTTCAAATCAAGAGGATTTGATATATATTCTCCTCTTTTCTTCTAATGCCAGCTGACCAGAGAATTCTTCTATCCACCTAAGAATGATAGATGAAATTAAGAAAGCAAGTAATGGATagatcttttattttttttattttttttttttgttttggtggtAACTACTGTATTTACCACAAGAGTTTGCAGGCTCCTCTTATGCTGTATATTGCTTGTCGAGATTTGCAATTGAGTGCCGACTATTCGTTGAAAATGTGAACAGATCTCTACTCGaatgatatatacatgtgtgtagcAAATTCATGTATCACTTGATGTCAATTACTAGCCTGTCTTACTATTTAtttgtcattaattttgtctaTACAAAATGCAGCCTAAATttaccaaatatatatatagtgtctacatgtacatgccctAATTCTTTTAGGCCCTTTTGAGTACCAGTACTCTCCGTGATAATCATCAAGATGTAACCACTTCTTTTTAATGGAAATTGATCTTAAGATTGCTGTTGTATGGAGGTTGGAGTTTTTGTTTACCCACAATAGTGGCATGAATTCTAGATTGAATCAATTTGAAATGGATTGTTTGAATCAATCTTCTACATTGGCCTTGTAATGCTTGTCACATGGTTGTGGTGTAAAAATTAGAACAAATGAGAGAGCTGTAAACTCATGTTGTTTTTAATCTGTGGAGTTAAAACTACATCAACATTCCTTCTGTGAAACCCTTTTCACACTTATGATTTTAGTGAAATATAAATTGAATCACTTGTGTCTTATGACAATTCAGCTGTGCACTTAGGACGCAGAATAATCTACGGTGATTTTACTGGTTACCATGGGAATTGTGTGATAATCATATGTTGATATCAATGTGGCAATTTTGGTGAACTGTGCGCGCTCTTGTGCCGCTGGATATCTAGTGCAGGTGTTTCTTTGATAGGGAAACTGTCTATTTCTTCATTCTGGAGTTGTTTGACAGCAATGATTAAGAGAGTTGTAAACATTAAATTACACTCTGAACAATCAAgactgtttctttgtttttttgtttgtttgtttgtttgtttgtttgtttttttggcttTTTGTCTTTTGGATGCATCATCTTTGCAGTGCTATCAGAAACAGTGGTTGTCATTGGtttactgacatacatgtatgtatgtcattGGTctactgacatacatgtatgtgtcaagGTATGCAATTCTttcattgtatattatacagtatgtccccccaaaattacaatcagattttcacatttataatttttaaaatgattaagtaatctgaatgctatttcagggaatgaaactacatgtatagcTTCTTACCTACATTTTGCTGTAAACCCCATTTAATTTGGTTAGGTGGTCACAGAGAGATGTAGGTCATTGTAAAGCATGTAATGGGTCTGTTTCTTTCAAGTTAAGCACTTAGATGCTC
The Diadema setosum chromosome 21, eeDiaSeto1, whole genome shotgun sequence DNA segment above includes these coding regions:
- the LOC140244574 gene encoding uncharacterized protein — protein: MASKPFHTSTKEPVSMKLRGLNTSKKVTRQLEIDSRRMEERLRELKLAMNREKQERERQGSAGSGGIWSSGKPGALTTHGNELVKKKSPTKPAKPGEQKVRKIKVLKDTPIEVPNRAPKKYPAGEPMTSVRKSFSGPACGQCEERAVALTCMECGENYCAGCFAKFHLKGALRQHRSIPYQPDKEKTSPHNSIAASNSKPSVTKISSSADSHSLSSETKVIIPQTAPPANPSPGPGGKSLFDGEYNEEESAASFAAALAEWRQAKKGGQQIQNGQDGKKSVHDMGSGTSAVDNSDKRPVEINFHDNEALSYADRLLLKKHRRTELPSALSPTPSQLADHYLTRGAESRTGDTELTNGHYNPSEEELEMAEEHQRYADMFGGNRRTPSAEMERPKSSVTIMEITEEDALNEKDIDVQSVYSVQEWDGTTSTPSPRTTIVNSKQSDVVIAEHDDSPKPSPEMTTAGKVGSRPTESAKDKKIKATTNRPPSQGPNQKKSGGKNENRPSSQRSKVEEKKPSSTVRNGSSRASSRNENCGKQIADAKGSSSRSGKESSRKPDRAGQRSGKESARGRAVEPERPPSTGLTTLPSRSLQEISRMQVTKQHEGYGEGLGAFFTGGILGGEAGEKVEMGQEKKASDRLKDSRTPTNELPECSYKGPSTSWRPDSSLSNHPDQPVTVFSPSPPKQSRDAKSSGAAGRKRSSIRTSAEKPIQPSAGGKSERTGTSRKASGKSSGRVKAGASDDDHTIHWVLSQQKRLADDHSAASSASTLPDRSSSRIEVDGDDLTSYDDDGLAGDREKADKETLEQLTWELASNEGRITADGRISSMSLIQDLDEEKMLQLPEEYQDLALGIVQDDGLGSGLSTPCNDLSLDRLSEEELRSDFELAADNQRYKDEVEALH